CCTTGAGCGTCTCGGCGTTGAAGGGTTTGACGATGTAGTTCGAAACCCCCGCCTGTTTGGCGGCGATCACGTTCTCCGGCTTGCTCTCCGCGGTCACCATGATGAAGGGGATGTGCCTCAGCTTGTCGTCGGCGCGAACTTCGCGGAGCAGCTGAATGCCCGTCATCGGTTCCATGTTCCAGTCGGAAATGACCAGTCCGAACCCACCTTCGCGCAGCTTGAGCAGCGCCTCGGTGCCATCGGTCGCTTCATGGACATTGCGAAAGTCCAATTGGCGGAGCAAATTGCGAAGAATCCTGAGCATCGTGCGATAGTCGTCCACGACGAGGACCTTCATGTTCTTGTCGACAGGCATTTGTTACTCCATTCCAGGACGGCCTCGAGACTTACCTTTCCTTCCCCCATTCTCCACGTTCCCCAAGGCCGTTGGACGGTCGACGCGGAACGTACAGTCTTGCCAAACATATTGGCAGAAGGCCCCATCCCGCAACCGGATTTGCATCGGCGCGTCGCCGACCGCGTCGTCGCCGGTTTCGGGGGAGCGGGAAGAGGCATTCATTGGATTTTGACTTCGGGCGTAAACACATAGCCGGAGCCGCGAACGGTCTTGATGAAAATCGGGTTGGCCCGATCCTCTTCGATCTTGCCGCGCAGCCGCATGACCAGCACGTCGATGCTCCTCTCGAAGGGAAACATCTCGCGGCCATAGACCAGATCCAGCAGGCGGTCCCGGCTCAGCACCTTGTCCGGAT
The sequence above is drawn from the Shumkonia mesophila genome and encodes:
- a CDS encoding chemotaxis response regulator CheY translates to MPVDKNMKVLVVDDYRTMLRILRNLLRQLDFRNVHEATDGTEALLKLREGGFGLVISDWNMEPMTGIQLLREVRADDKLRHIPFIMVTAESKPENVIAAKQAGVSNYIVKPFNAETLKAKMASVLGEF